ATGTCAACATCATCCGCATCTATATCTATATTTACAATATTACAAAAAATAGGAAAAGCTTTTATGCTTCCTATAGCACTTTTACCAGCAGCCGGAATTTTATTGGGAATCGGGGGAGCATTTACTAACGAAACAATGATTCAGGCTTATGGATTAGAAGGGGTACTTGGGAAAGGAACTGTAGCAAGCTCAATACTTTATCTTATGAAATATACAGGAGAAGTAATTTTTGCTAACTTGCCTTTAATGTTTGCAGCAGCAATTCCAATTGGACTTGCCAAAGTAGAAAAAGGAACAGCTGCTTTAGCAGGAGTAGTCGGCTTTTTAGTTATGCACCAAACTATAAATGGAATCTTGTACATACAAGGAATCACACCAGAAAGTGCAAGCTTAAAAGCACTATTAGAATTAGGAATGCCTGAAACAGCTGCAACTGCAAAAAGCCAAGAATATACAAATGTACTTGGAATATTCTCTCTTCAAATGAGCGTAATGGGGGGACTGGTAGCAGGATTTGTTGCTGTTTTTCTTCATAACAGATTCTATAATATTCAATTACCCACATTTTTAGCATTTTTTGGGGGCACAAGATTTGTGCCAATCATAACTACAATAACCATGTTTGTAGTAGGAATATTTTTAACATTTATTTGGCCTTTTGTTCAAGGTGCAATGACTTCTTTTGGACAAATTGTAGAACAATCTGGGCTTTTTGGAACATTTGCATATGGAGCAATAAAAAGATCTCTAATTCCATTTGGACTTCACCATATATTTTACTTGCCATTTTGGCAAACAGCTGTTGGTGGAACATTGGAAATAAATGGAGAACTCGTATCAGGAGCACAAAATATATTCTTTAGACAACTCGCAGATACCAATACTATACACTTCGAAGTTGCAAAGGGAACAAGATTTTTTAGCGGAGAATTTGTTGTTATGATTTTTGGATTACCTGGAGCTGCGCTTGCTATGTACCACACATCAAAACCTGAAAATAAAAAAAACGTAGCTTCATTACTACTATCTGCTAGCTTTACATCAATGTTAACAGGAATTACAGAACCTCTTGAATTTGCATTCCTTTTTGCAGCACCAGCACTTTATTACTTTATATATGTTCCTCTTTTTGGA
The sequence above is a segment of the Borreliella spielmanii genome. Coding sequences within it:
- a CDS encoding PTS transporter subunit EIIC → MSTSSASISIFTILQKIGKAFMLPIALLPAAGILLGIGGAFTNETMIQAYGLEGVLGKGTVASSILYLMKYTGEVIFANLPLMFAAAIPIGLAKVEKGTAALAGVVGFLVMHQTINGILYIQGITPESASLKALLELGMPETAATAKSQEYTNVLGIFSLQMSVMGGLVAGFVAVFLHNRFYNIQLPTFLAFFGGTRFVPIITTITMFVVGIFLTFIWPFVQGAMTSFGQIVEQSGLFGTFAYGAIKRSLIPFGLHHIFYLPFWQTAVGGTLEINGELVSGAQNIFFRQLADTNTIHFEVAKGTRFFSGEFVVMIFGLPGAALAMYHTSKPENKKNVASLLLSASFTSMLTGITEPLEFAFLFAAPALYYFIYVPLFGLAYLLTHLLNVGVGLTFSGGFIDMFLFGILQGNSKTNWIAIPILGIFYFIGFYFIFKFVIMKFDLKTIGREDEEMEKDKIISEKTNLSETASKVLEGLGGKDNITYLDACASRLRVNLKQIEFIKSDAYFKNLGASGILKKGNSVQIVFGGLSDNIKMEIDKLM